From one Atribacterota bacterium genomic stretch:
- a CDS encoding ferritin family protein, which produces MPDFGNSFSGLKKDRKLTKEELIRAIRFMIAAEYEAIQLYMQLAESIDYKLAQEVLKDIADEERVHAGEFLRLLKELDPEEEKFYTEGAKEVEEEIDKLNN; this is translated from the coding sequence ATGCCAGATTTTGGAAATTCTTTTTCTGGTTTAAAGAAAGACCGAAAACTAACTAAGGAAGAATTAATTCGTGCTATAAGATTTATGATTGCAGCAGAATATGAGGCTATTCAACTTTACATGCAACTTGCTGAATCAATTGATTATAAGTTAGCTCAGGAGGTATTAAAAGATATTGCGGATGAAGAACGGGTCCATGCCGGTGAGTTTCTTAGACTATTAAAAGAACTTGACCCTGAAGAAGAAAAATTCTATACTGAGGGAGCAAAAGAAGTAGAAGAAGAAATTGACAAGTTGAATAATTGA
- a CDS encoding 2-dehydropantoate 2-reductase, translating to MSRKIRNICVFGIGGVGGYFGGRIAYRINKNNLAREVYFIGRGEHLTTIQEKGLQVITDKEELLCFPNIATDRIRHIPTPDIYLLCVKGYDLNYAVIEIAKNISNDTIILPLLNGVDIYERIRVVLQKGIVIPAAVYVSSSIEQPGVIRQKGPEGHIVYGKDPQFLNHDYQNLREFFSEMEISAAWFENPYSAIWEKYVFIAAFSLMTAYSGKTIGGVIEDSALHKSTENIMQEIVMIARSRDINLKQDIIETSMQVAKRFPYDTTTSFQKDYLKGNNKNERDIFGGTLIRMAQEYGIAAPTITEIYSKLIS from the coding sequence ATGTCCAGAAAAATTCGGAATATTTGTGTATTTGGTATTGGTGGTGTAGGAGGATATTTTGGCGGCAGGATAGCTTATAGAATAAATAAAAATAATTTAGCCAGAGAAGTTTATTTTATTGGCCGAGGAGAGCATTTAACCACAATTCAAGAAAAAGGTTTACAGGTAATAACTGATAAAGAGGAATTACTTTGCTTTCCCAATATTGCCACAGACAGGATAAGACATATTCCCACTCCAGACATATATTTACTTTGTGTAAAAGGGTATGATCTAAATTATGCGGTAATAGAAATCGCTAAGAATATATCTAATGATACTATCATTCTGCCTCTACTTAATGGTGTTGATATATATGAGCGAATCAGAGTAGTTTTACAAAAAGGGATAGTTATACCTGCCGCAGTATATGTTTCTTCCAGTATTGAACAACCGGGTGTTATCAGACAAAAAGGTCCTGAAGGACATATTGTATATGGCAAAGATCCTCAGTTCTTAAATCATGATTATCAGAATCTCAGGGAATTCTTTTCAGAAATGGAGATTAGCGCAGCTTGGTTTGAAAATCCTTATTCAGCTATCTGGGAAAAGTATGTCTTTATTGCTGCCTTTAGTTTAATGACTGCCTATTCTGGCAAGACCATTGGTGGAGTTATAGAGGATAGCGCATTACATAAGTCGACTGAAAACATTATGCAAGAGATTGTTATGATTGCCAGGTCAAGAGATATCAATTTAAAGCAAGATATAATTGAAACTTCTATGCAAGTAGCTAAAAGATTTCCCTACGATACTACAACTTCCTTTCAGAAGGATTACTTAAAAGGAAATAACAAAAACGAAAGAGACATATTTGGCGGAACCTTAATTCGTATGGCTCAAGAATATGGTATTGCTGCTCCTACCATTACCGAAATCTATAGCAAATTAATATCTTGA